The following are from one region of the Arachis duranensis cultivar V14167 chromosome 10, aradu.V14167.gnm2.J7QH, whole genome shotgun sequence genome:
- the LOC107471913 gene encoding protein indeterminate-domain 5, chloroplastic translates to MAATSSSSTPFFQIRQENHENLISQQQQQLLQSSSTTTSAPPPPPPPPLPQKKRRNHAAGTPYPDAEVIALSPKTLMATNRFVCEVCNKGFQREQNLQLHRRGHNLPWKLKQKNPNKEPKRKVYLCPEPTCVHHHPSRALGDLTGIKKHFSRKHGEKKWKCHKCSKKYAVQSDWKAHSKTCGTKEYRCDCGTLFSRRDSFITHRAFCDALAHENASRHPPLNPFGNLYPTNNNNNILSLGNSTSTFIAPKFEHLISPPPPPPFNNNNHHHHQSALLFSHHSSSSPSPSPSPFFMEGFQELQPHHQHQHQQEPLLFSTNNNNMNMFNLSFFPRSNNSSGGGSSVITDHHHQIGSAFSSSSSSIFGNNNSSLQQQQQQENNNNNNDNNMCSPHMSATALLQKAAQMGSTTSTTNNSNHSASSLLRAMANNNNNHHHHLNADVDNDEHNDNLRGLMNSLANENISSSIFGNVKENGNNHNNNNLAGVCFGGSDDKLTLDFLGVGGVIRNITGISTTSFDPTMQ, encoded by the exons ATGGCTGCTACTTCTTCATCATCAACACCGTTCTTCCAAATCAGACAAGAGAATCATGAGAATCTGATTtcacagcagcagcagcagcttcTTCAATCATCATCCACTACAACTTctgcaccaccaccaccaccaccaccaccacttcctcaaaagaaaagaagaaaccacGCTGCAGGAACACCAT ATCCAGATGCAGAGGTGATAGCACTGTCGCCGAAGACGTTAATGGCGACAAACAGGTTCGTATGTGAAGTTTGCAACAAAGGATTCCAAAGAGAACAGAACTTACAGCTTCACAGAAGAGGACACAACCTTCCATGGAAGCTCAAGCAGAAGAACCCTAACAAAGAGCCTAAAAGGAAGGTCTATCTCTGCCCTGAACCCACATGCGTCCACCACCACCCTTCTCGGGCTCTCGGCGACCTCACCGGCATCAAGAAACACTTCTCTCGCAAACACGGCGAGAAGAAGTGGAAGTGTCACAAGTGTTCCAAGAAGTACGCCGTCCAGTCCGACTGGAAGGCGCACTCCAAAACCTGCGGTACCAAAGAGTATAGGTGCGACTGCGGCACCCTCTTCTCCAG GCGTGACAGTTTCATTACTCACAGAGCCTTTTGTGATGCATTAGcacatgaaaatgcatcaagaCACCCTCCTCTAAACCCTTTTGGAAATCTCTATCccacaaacaacaacaacaacatcttGAGCCTTGGAAATAGTACTAGCACTTTCATTGCACCAAAATTTGAGCATTTAatatcaccaccaccaccaccaccattcaataacaacaaccaccaccaccaccaatctgcattattattttcacatcactcatcatcatcaccatcaccatcaccatcaccattcTTCATGGAAGGATTTCAAGAACTCCAGCCTCATCatcaacaccaacaccaacaagAACCCTTATTATTCTCAACTAATAATAACAACATGAACATGTTCAACCTCAGTTTCTTCCCAAGAAGCAATAATAGCAGTGGTGGTGGAAGTAGCGTCATCACCGATCATCATCACCAAATTGGAtcagctttttcttcttcttcatcttcaatcTTCGGCAACAATAATTCATCactccaacaacaacaacaacaagagaacaacaacaacaacaacgacAACAACATGTGTTCTCCACACATGTCTGCAACTGCATTGCTCCAGAAAGCTGCACAAATGGGTTCAACAACTTCAACCACCAATAACAGTAACCACAGTGCTTCTTCTCTACTAAGAGCAATGgccaataataacaacaaccaccaccaccacctcaatGCTGACGTGGACAATGATGAACACAACGACAATCTTCGCGGATTGATGAACTCTTTGGCAAATGAAAACATATCTTCTTCCATATTCGGCAACGTGAAAGAGAATGGAAACAACCACAATAATAACAATCTTGCTGGTGTGTGCTTTGGAGGATCTGATGATAAGTTGACGTTAGATTTTCTTGGTGTTGGAGGAGTTATCAGAAACATCACTGGGATCAGTACTACTTCTTTCGACCCAACAATGCAATGA